CCTGTCAGATATCGCCCGTTCATGAAGAACTCCACGCTGACGCCATGCTCCTTACCCTCCCATATGATGGGGTCTTCCTTCAGGACCTCTGGCATATTCTTCTTTGTGTTTATGATCAGGTCCAATTGCCATGCTGTCTCCTCGTTGGCCACCTTTGACCGGACCCTTGTCGGTTTTCCAGTGGTTATCTGGCCGAACATGACCGTTGCCGAGATGCCTATCCCCTGCTGTCCTCTGGACTGTCTGACAGCATGGAACCTGGAGCCATAGAGCAGACGACCGAAAACGTTCGGGATCGCCTTTTTTACGATCCCAGGACCATTATCCTCCACGGTCACCTTGTACTCGTCCTTGCCCACCCGCTCTATCTTCACAAGGATGTCAGGGAGTATCTGTGCCTCCTCGCAGGCATCAAGGGAGTTGTCAACAGCCTCCTTCACCCCCATGATAAGCGACTTCACCTGCGAGTCAAAGCCCAGTATCTGGCGGTTCCTCTCGAAGAACTCCGAGACCGAGATCTCCTTCTGTTTCTTGGCAAGTTCCTCAGCAATAGAGCTCATAGCATCCTCTCTGGACAATGCGAACAAGGAATGAATGCATCCCCGGGCTCAATATCCCAAGGGAGATAGATAAAATTTGGCGGCCGGTCACCTTTAGCTCTTCGGGTCGAGCTCCTTGCCGCAGTTCCAGCACTTCTTGTCAGTAGCGAAGATGACAGCATTGCACTTGGGACATTTCATGTCCTCATCGGCCTTCTTTTTAGGCTCCGGCTCATCATCAAAGGTCTCCCCGCACTGGGGACACTTTGAAGCATCACCTGGGACCTCGGCCCCACATTCGGAGCAGACGAACTTCTCCTCGGCACGGCCTTCCTTCGCGTCCGCTTCCGCCCTCCTCTTCTTCGCCTCCTCGACCTGCTTCTGCATGCGGACCTTGCTCTTGTCCATCCACCAGGTCAGGAAGAGCAACATGAAGAACAAAAGCCCGATCTGGAAGAAAGAGTAGAACATCCCTGACATTATCGCCTGGTTCATGATCTCGTCCGAGGGGGCGTTAATAGGCCCATAGCCGGCACCGGTGGCCTGCATCTCTTCTCCGTCCCATATCTCGAACTCATAGGCATATATCCCCTCTTTCTCCAGGGTGAGCTGTCTCTCATAGAGCATTCCTCCGGTGACGTTCTCGACGAATACCATATCGTATTGAACTGCCTCATCAGCGTCCCAACTGTTATCGACCCACAACGTGACGTTCTTGTACACGCTTGTGTTCAGGACTACTACCTGGAAGGTGTAAAGTTTAGTATCGAGGTCCTTGGTCGGTATCACGGTGCCTCCTGAGAGCAATCCCTCCTTCTCGACCATATCGGACCCGAAATTGTTGATGTTGTTCGCCATGTTAAGGCCCCAGGCCAGGCCCAGCACTATCAGAAGCACGAGCCCGAAGACAGCCAGCTTCTTTCTGTCCTTGAACCCGAAATAGTAGGGTACACCATACATCACAATGGCCACGGCCATTGCTGCAAAGCAGATGTACCAGGCGAACAATACAAGCAGGAGCGATAAGGTTGCGGTCAATGAAAGCCCGACCACGAGCCCGGTCTTCGAGCCGCGGAGCTTTGTCATGACGTCTCCAAAGCCACCGTTAGACATCGTTCTCCTCATGCGAATCAGGGGTTTAAAGGTATTGTAGGCCCAAAGTGGCACAGACCGATAAGAAAAAAATGGACGGGTGAGAGATGAACATCCGATACGCTAATAATGCAGACCCGTATTAGCGCCTTGTCATATAGGGATGCGCCCTGAGCCGATGGGCGGGCCGCACATCGATGGAAGGGCCGGGTGCAATGGTGAAGTAAAGATGGCCACGATCGAAGACCAGATCAAAGAGATCCAGGCGGAGATCGACAAGACGCAGGTCAACAAGAAGACCGAATATCATCTGGGCAAGCTGAAGGCAAAGATAGCTAGGCTCAAGATCGAGGCTGAAAAGAGAAGGTCCCAAGGCGGCGGCACGGGAAGGTCCTACGGTGTGAAAAAGAGCGGCAACGCGACCGTGGCCTTGGTAGGGTTCCCCAGTGTCGGCAAGTCGACAATGCTCAACAGGTTGACCGACGCAAAGAGCGAGGTAGGCTCCTACGACTTCACAACGCTCGATGTCATCCCTGGGATCATGGAATATAAAGGTGCAAAGATCCAGGTGCTGGACCTTCCGGGTCTGATAAGGGACGCCTCGAAGGGGAAGGGCAGGGGGAGGGAGGTGCTTTCGGTGGTGCGGTCCGCCGATCTCATCCTGTTCGTCATGGACCCTTACGACACTAACATCCATGTCCTGGTGAGCGAGCTTGAGACGGCAGGCATACGGTTGAACACCCGCCCCCCCGATGTGGTCATAACTAGGAGGGACCAGGGGGGCATCGACGTCAAGACGACGGTGGAGCTCACCAAGATGACAGAGGAATATGCCAAGGAGATCGTCATGGAATATGGCCATGTCAGCGCCGACGTCGTTATCAGGGAGGATATAAACGTCGACCAGCTCATCGACGTGCTCGCTGGCAACAGGATATACATGAAGGCGATAATGGCGGTGAACAAGGTCGATACGGCGGACCCGGAATATCTGGAACAGCTCAAGGTCAAGCTTCAGGAATGGCACCCCGTCTTCATCTCTGCGCAGGCAGGCATAGGGCTCGAGGAGCTGAAAGAGGCCATCTTCAAGCACATTGACCTCATACGCGTCTACCTGAAGAAACAAGGTCAGGAAGCGGACCTGAAAGAGCCGTTGATCGTGAGGAGGGACAGCACGGTAGGTGACGTCTGCGATTCTCTGCACAGGGTCTTCAGGCAGAATTTCCGTTATGCGACCGTCTGGGGGAAAAGCGCCAAATTCCCAGGACAGATGGTGGGATTGGATCACGTGCTACAGGACGGGGACATATTATCGATAATCATCAGACGCACGGGTGAATGATGGTCGTTCCGAATGGCATAAATGGATGTATGTTTTTCATCGGAGCATGAAGCGGAAGATGGGCCTCTCCACCCGATCGGTGGATGCTGGCGAGATCAAGGGCATAAAGGGATCTGTCAACACCCCTATCTTTCAAACATCCACATTCTTCTATCCAACTGATGATGAGGAGACGTGGAAGGGCGGTCTCCCACCAGGCACATATATATACAGCAGGCATGGCAACCCCACTGTCCAGGCGGCGGAGGACAAGATAGCTGCTTTGGAAGGGGCGGAGAGGGCATTGGTCTTCTCTTCGGGGATGGCCGCGACCTCAGCGACCGTGTTCTCGCTTTTGAGCAAAGGGGACCGCCTCGTCTCCATGGAGGACATCTATGGTGGCACATACAATCTGTTCAAGAACGACCTATCAAGGTTGGGCGTGACGACCGATTTTGTGCCTTCTGTCCATACTGACGACATCATCGCCGCCCTGAAGCCCGGCACAAAGCTGCTCTGGCTCGAATGCCCGACCAACCCGTTGCTCAAGATCATCGACATCCCTGAGATATGCAGGGCGGCGAAAGAGCAGGACGTGATGGTGGCGGTCGACAGCACATTCGCCTCGCCGTACAATATGAACCCCCTTGAGATGGGGGCGGACATAGTCATGCATTCTTGCACTAAATATCTCAACGGCCATTCCGACCTGATAGCCGGGGCAGTTGCAGGGAGGCAGGAGATCATAAATGAGGTCTGGAAGAGAAGGATAACGATGGGCGGCACATTGGACCCGATGGGCGCATTCCTGCTGTTAAGAGGGATGAAGACATTGGCGATACGCATGAGGCAGCATAACGAGAATGCGATGACGTTGGCCACCTATCTGCTGGGGCACGAGAAGGTACAGAAGGTGCATTATCCTGGTCTTCCATGCCATCCGCAACATGAATTGGCCAAGAAGATGATGAGAGGCTTTGGAGGGATGGTATCGTTCGAGGTAAGAGGTGGGGTGAAAGCTGCGGAAAAGGTCATGAGGTCCTTCGAGCTTATCAACGTCGCGAGCAGCCTTGGGGGCGTGGAATCATTGGCAAGCATGCCGTTGAACACATCGCATACGGCATTCTCCGCGGAAGAAAGGAGGAAGCTCGGGATCGCGGACTCGATGATAAGGCTCTCTGTCGGTATCGAGGATGTCGAGGACCTAATCGACGACCTTGAACGTTCATTGGGACACATTTAAGACCAGCGATCGGATTGAATAAGCAAAATAACCTATCATCAGCGGGCAAGGTAGAAAGGTGAGGACATGAGGACCAGGCATTTAGCGCTCTTGGTGGCCGCGGCAGGGGTCGCTATATTGTTGTTCGGCTTTATGACACCGACAACATCCGACGGAGGTGGCGGAATGAACAGTGGCGCCTCGGGGGAGAGGACCTCGTACTCCGTCAGCAATGGCCTTCTAATAATGGTAGGCTCGTTCATCGCAGCGACAGGGATCTCTTATTGGGCCTTCAAAGAGGATTATGTGCCTGTCCCCCGACCCCCCGTCGTAATGGTCCGAGAAGAAAAGGTAGAAGAAAAGGCGGATGAGGGACCGGTCGTCGAGGGGGCACATTCACCTATTGCGGGCGAGCATCTTCTCGTACTTCGTCTTCTTAACGGGGATGAAAGGTTCATGTTCCGGACCATCATCGACATGGGGGGCGAGGCGTTGCAGAAGGACCTCATCGCAAGGACGAAGATGTCCGATGCGAAGGTATCTAGGGTAATCGACCGTCTGATCGAGAAGGGCCTGGTGACCAAGGAAAGATATGGGGTCACGAACAAGGTGAAGATCTCCGTAGAAAAATGAACATAGACCATCCAGTTTTCACTTTTCAGCAAACTTTTCACCACTTTTCACATAGGGTTTTAATTATCTTTTCACCCCTCGAGATCTATTCAGGCGCATCGGTCCGGTGCGCCTAGGAGGTGCGCATAGAATGAACAAGAAAGTGATGATAGGGGCCGTTCTAGGAGCGGTCGTCCTGTTCGCTGTGGTAGCGTCCCTTGCTACAGCATTGCCCGGAAATGGCGATGCGGTCATTGCAGAGAAGGTTGGGGAAGACCCCAAAGGGCAAGGAGATTGTGACAGGACTCAGCAACAGCTCCGGGACAGGGACATGCTGAGAGACGGCTCGTGCTGCGATCAGGACGGCGACCGAGCCCTGAATCAAGAAAGGGAGAAGAAGAGGGATGGTACCTGTGGGGATGCTGCCGGCCCTGTGAGAGCGGGCGAGGCTGTCATGTATCAGGCGATGGAGCAGGTCCAGGAGCAGGTACAGACCTGTGCTGCGAACGGCAACTGCCCTGAAGGTTACGCCTATCAATATCAGCATGCGAACCAGAACGGAAAAGCATGATGAACCCCCTTCGACAAACTTTTTATTTTTTTTATTAGACGACCTGGCCTGGAGAGGAAAATGTTAAGATTGACAAGGTCATTGCTCGCCGCATGATACAACGGCCGCGTGGAACCAGGGACTTCACCCCTGAGGAGATGGAGACGAGACGATCGTACGAATCAATGATGAGGTCGGTCTCAATGTCCCACGGGTTCCGTGAGGTTCAGACACCGATATTCGAGCACACGGAGCTTTTTACCACGAAATCGGGACCTGGCATCGTGGAGGAGATGTATGCCTTCAAGGACAAGGGCGACAGGGAGATATGTCTCAGGCCCGAGCTCACGGCCTCGGTCATAAGGTTCTTCGTCAACGACCTTACCAACTATCCAAGGCCTTTGAAGCTCTTCTATTTCGGGCCTTGTTTCAGGTATGAGAGGCCTCAGGCCGGTCGCTATAGAGAGTTCTATCAGTTCGGTGCAGAGATCATTGGTTCACCGACACCTGAGATGGACGCCGAGGTCATCGGTCTCGCCGCCTCGATATTGGAAAGGACCGGTCTCATTGATTATAAGATAAGAGTGGGGCACATAGGCCTTCTGAAAGGAATGCTCAAAGATGCTGGCGTGGAAGATGACAGGGCGTTGCCCATCCTTCAGAAGCTCGACAAAAAGAATTACGACGAGGCCCGGCCCTTGATGGAATCTGTTGGGATGGGAAGGGAGGACATAGAAAAGGTCATCGCCACGACGAAGGTCACGGGGCCAATATCGGTGCTGAAGGATTATGAGGGCGAGGCGAGGGGATACCTTGAGGAAGTGTTCGAGATACTTGGTCACTATGGCCTCAAGAACCTCGAGGTGGACATGGGGGTCGTGAGAGGTCTGGCATATTATACCGGGATAGTCTTCGAGGTCGATGCCCCGAAACTAGGCGCGGAAAAGCAGATCTGTGGTGGCGGCTCATACTCCCTCAGCGAGCTGTTCGGAGGGGAGAAGGTATTCTCATCGGGGTTTGCGATCGGTTTCGACAGGACCTTGATAGCGCTGGAGAAGGAAGGGGTCAAACCGAAAAGGTTCAGGATGAAGGCCTATGTCGTCCCTGTCAGCGATAACGTCAGGTCCAAGGCATATGAGATAACCGCGCTGCTCAGAAGGGCGGGCATCAGCGCCGACATGGACCTCATGAGGAGGAACCTAGCAAAGAACTTCAAGTATGCCGATGCGATCGGCGTCGAGAACGTTGTGATAGTCGGTGAGAAAGAGATGACCTCTGGGGCTGTAAATGTGAGGAACATGGCGAGCGGGGAGCAGAAGCTCGTCAAGATCGATGATCTTGTCTCTTATCTTGCTTGAACAGATCGATCATCGGCCAATGCCGCTTCAATCTCCTTTGCGAGGCAGGGCGGCCTCTCGAGCTCCTTTCCTTCTCGGTCATAGACCTTTCCGCCCTTTATGACCAGGTCCCCGTTTACCATATGTTTGATGACGCTCATCAGGAGATGCCCCTCCCTCCGGACGCCCTCCGCCCGGACCATCCTCCGAAGCTCATCATCGTCCCTTGCCAAGCTTCTCAGCCTCTCAACATCGAACGAATCATATGCTATCGCGTCTCCACGGTCCAGATCGGGCGTGCAGACATGGACCGTCGCACCATAGGAGCGGTCCTTGTTCTCGACTACCTTCTCGATGACCTCC
This genomic window from Methanomassiliicoccales archaeon contains:
- a CDS encoding zinc ribbon domain-containing protein, whose translation is MSNGGFGDVMTKLRGSKTGLVVGLSLTATLSLLLVLFAWYICFAAMAVAIVMYGVPYYFGFKDRKKLAVFGLVLLIVLGLAWGLNMANNINNFGSDMVEKEGLLSGGTVIPTKDLDTKLYTFQVVVLNTSVYKNVTLWVDNSWDADEAVQYDMVFVENVTGGMLYERQLTLEKEGIYAYEFEIWDGEEMQATGAGYGPINAPSDEIMNQAIMSGMFYSFFQIGLLFFMLLFLTWWMDKSKVRMQKQVEEAKKRRAEADAKEGRAEEKFVCSECGAEVPGDASKCPQCGETFDDEPEPKKKADEDMKCPKCNAVIFATDKKCWNCGKELDPKS
- a CDS encoding GTP-binding protein, with amino-acid sequence MATIEDQIKEIQAEIDKTQVNKKTEYHLGKLKAKIARLKIEAEKRRSQGGGTGRSYGVKKSGNATVALVGFPSVGKSTMLNRLTDAKSEVGSYDFTTLDVIPGIMEYKGAKIQVLDLPGLIRDASKGKGRGREVLSVVRSADLILFVMDPYDTNIHVLVSELETAGIRLNTRPPDVVITRRDQGGIDVKTTVELTKMTEEYAKEIVMEYGHVSADVVIREDINVDQLIDVLAGNRIYMKAIMAVNKVDTADPEYLEQLKVKLQEWHPVFISAQAGIGLEELKEAIFKHIDLIRVYLKKQGQEADLKEPLIVRRDSTVGDVCDSLHRVFRQNFRYATVWGKSAKFPGQMVGLDHVLQDGDILSIIIRRTGE
- a CDS encoding aminotransferase class I/II-fold pyridoxal phosphate-dependent enzyme is translated as MGLSTRSVDAGEIKGIKGSVNTPIFQTSTFFYPTDDEETWKGGLPPGTYIYSRHGNPTVQAAEDKIAALEGAERALVFSSGMAATSATVFSLLSKGDRLVSMEDIYGGTYNLFKNDLSRLGVTTDFVPSVHTDDIIAALKPGTKLLWLECPTNPLLKIIDIPEICRAAKEQDVMVAVDSTFASPYNMNPLEMGADIVMHSCTKYLNGHSDLIAGAVAGRQEIINEVWKRRITMGGTLDPMGAFLLLRGMKTLAIRMRQHNENAMTLATYLLGHEKVQKVHYPGLPCHPQHELAKKMMRGFGGMVSFEVRGGVKAAEKVMRSFELINVASSLGGVESLASMPLNTSHTAFSAEERRKLGIADSMIRLSVGIEDVEDLIDDLERSLGHI
- a CDS encoding MarR family transcriptional regulator, translating into MRTRHLALLVAAAGVAILLFGFMTPTTSDGGGGMNSGASGERTSYSVSNGLLIMVGSFIAATGISYWAFKEDYVPVPRPPVVMVREEKVEEKADEGPVVEGAHSPIAGEHLLVLRLLNGDERFMFRTIIDMGGEALQKDLIARTKMSDAKVSRVIDRLIEKGLVTKERYGVTNKVKISVEK
- a CDS encoding histidine--tRNA ligase encodes the protein MIQRPRGTRDFTPEEMETRRSYESMMRSVSMSHGFREVQTPIFEHTELFTTKSGPGIVEEMYAFKDKGDREICLRPELTASVIRFFVNDLTNYPRPLKLFYFGPCFRYERPQAGRYREFYQFGAEIIGSPTPEMDAEVIGLAASILERTGLIDYKIRVGHIGLLKGMLKDAGVEDDRALPILQKLDKKNYDEARPLMESVGMGREDIEKVIATTKVTGPISVLKDYEGEARGYLEEVFEILGHYGLKNLEVDMGVVRGLAYYTGIVFEVDAPKLGAEKQICGGGSYSLSELFGGEKVFSSGFAIGFDRTLIALEKEGVKPKRFRMKAYVVPVSDNVRSKAYEITALLRRAGISADMDLMRRNLAKNFKYADAIGVENVVIVGEKEMTSGAVNVRNMASGEQKLVKIDDLVSYLA